In Spirochaeta lutea, the sequence AACCAATAGCCTTGCCTAGTCCGAGAACTAAAACCGTTATAAAAGGAAGCGGAATGATGGTAAATAATGCCAATTCGCTGTTCTGCTCAAGCATGATCACGAGAATCGCAATGGTCATGAATACCCCGTCGAAAAACGCAACCAAACCCATACTGGTAGCCATTCTGATCTGGTGAAGATCATGGGTGCCCCGGGCCATCAAGTCGCCGGTGTTATGATTTTGGTAATAAGAATCGCCCAACAGCGTCATGTGTGAGAAAAGGTCGGCACGTAGTTCGGTTTCAATACGACGGGCTGCACCATGAAGCCAGAACCTCCAGCCAAACCGGCCGATACCGATAACTAAGGCAAGTAGTACCATGAACACCAGGGGCCTCATGAGGTCGGCGGGTGAGAATGAGCCCTGGGCTATTGTATCAACCATGCGCTTTATGTACTGAGGAATAAAAAGTTGGCCCCCACTGGTAATGATGAGGCTTATGAGGCCGAAGAGGTAGCTGAGTCGATGACGCTTTAGATAGGGGGCAAGGGCAGAATAGGTCTTTAGCATCCATGAGTCCTGCTGGAGAGCTGTTCACTGATCTTGTCTCTGGCTGAGGTTAGCAGCCTTGTAATCTCTTTTTTTCCGGACACGGGGGGATGGGTTGATACCGGGGTAACGGTGTAAATAATCTTGGAACCGCGCCGTAATTTGAGGAGATGGGAAGCCTGGCTGCCACCATCTACCGCGAGCACAACCACGGGAAGTGAAATACTGTTCATGAGTATCCGCGCGGCGCCTGCATTAAATGCCCCAAGTTCTCCGGTCGTGCTTCGGGTCCCTTCAGGGAAGATAATAGGGGAATACCCTTGGGTGTATGATCTACGGGCGAAGGATTTAAGATCTGCAGCAGTCTTCTGAAGATTTTTTTTCCGATCGATAAGGGCATGTCCCCCTTCCCGTAACACGAAGCTCGCAGCGGGAAACCATTTGCCCAGCTCCTTTTTTGCCACGAAGCGGGTTTGAATTCTCGGGAAGGCTACGATTACTGCTATAATGTCTATGAGACTTTGGTGATTTGAAATCACCATGAATTGTGTTCCGATTTCTGATTCATGATCAGCTACAAAGGAATTCAAATTTCGTCTATGTCCATTGTAGTTGAATACAAGTTTTAATCCGAGATAACATTCAGCGAGTTTTAACAAATTTTGGGCGTAGCCTACGGTTAGATTATGTATATTTTTTTTGAGCGAACGGTTAGCAAATACCTTTAGCACCATGAGTTGAAGCTGCCAAATACAAAGACGGAACACCACCAGTGTCAGAAATAAAACACCCACGATTGGCTCCTTTGAAAGAGATTAGAATGACGACTACTCTAAACATTCTTGTAAAAAATGAAAAGTAGGTACCCCTAGTTAAGTCTCTTAAGTATTGACAGTAAAAGACTTATCTGGTAGCGTTGGCCACTATCTTAGATCAAATGACCACGGAGGTTGATCCTTGGCTAACAAAAAATCAGCTGAGAAACGGCATCGCCAGAGTATTGAACGGCGGATGCGTAACAGAAAGGCAAAAAGTGAAATCCGTACTGTTGTCCGGAGATTTACTTCATTGGTAGATTCGAAAAAGAAGGATGAGGCTGAAAAAGAATTCGATTCAGTCAAAAAATTTCTCGATACAGCATGTCAGCGCGGTATTCTCCATAAAAATACTGTCGCTCGGAAAAAGTCGCGTTTAGCAAAAAAGCTGAACTCTTTAGCGTAATGGTATCACCACTGGTGCGTATTATGCGTGCCAGTGGCGGTGATATCGTACGTTTCTTTCGCTAAGGAGGTGCTCGGTGCATGGCGGTAAGCTAACCAAAGCAGAAATAGTTGAATCAATTTCGGAGACCTCAGGTCTGACAAAAAAGCAAATACACTCCATAATCGACCTTTTTCTCCAACAGCTAAAAGATTCATTGGGACAAGATAAAATAATAGAATTTCGCGGTTTCGGAACCTTTGAAGTGAAAACCAGAAAAGGCCGTGATAGGGCTCGAAATCCAAAGACCGGACAAACAGTGAGTGTAGAAAACCATGGTGTTGTAAATTTCCGCCCCGGTAAAGATCTGAAGGATGCCGTATGGAGCCTGAGAGATTAAGCTCTATGATGCTATAAGGTATTGTAGCGATTATACAGGAACTCCTAACTAGTCGGAGGATTATACTCCGAGTTACAATAACCACGTTGACATCCGTACGGATGTGGGTGAAAATAAAATCTGAGGGATATACGGGTGCAAAAAGAAAAAATCTTAATTGTTGACGATGAACAGATAAACCTCGATTTTTTTGATGTTATGC encodes:
- a CDS encoding lysophospholipid acyltransferase family protein, with protein sequence MGVLFLTLVVFRLCIWQLQLMVLKVFANRSLKKNIHNLTVGYAQNLLKLAECYLGLKLVFNYNGHRRNLNSFVADHESEIGTQFMVISNHQSLIDIIAVIVAFPRIQTRFVAKKELGKWFPAASFVLREGGHALIDRKKNLQKTAADLKSFARRSYTQGYSPIIFPEGTRSTTGELGAFNAGAARILMNSISLPVVVLAVDGGSQASHLLKLRRGSKIIYTVTPVSTHPPVSGKKEITRLLTSARDKISEQLSSRTHGC
- the rpsT gene encoding 30S ribosomal protein S20 produces the protein MANKKSAEKRHRQSIERRMRNRKAKSEIRTVVRRFTSLVDSKKKDEAEKEFDSVKKFLDTACQRGILHKNTVARKKSRLAKKLNSLA
- a CDS encoding HU family DNA-binding protein, whose protein sequence is MHGGKLTKAEIVESISETSGLTKKQIHSIIDLFLQQLKDSLGQDKIIEFRGFGTFEVKTRKGRDRARNPKTGQTVSVENHGVVNFRPGKDLKDAVWSLRD